The following proteins come from a genomic window of Desulfocurvibacter africanus subsp. africanus DSM 2603:
- a CDS encoding glycosyltransferase family protein has protein sequence MSNTFKILMYSHDTYGLGHIRRTLAIASQLRRPNVNILILTGSPIVGRFDFPEQVDFVRIPGMIKKSNDLYLPHSIRIEAQEAMNIRQSIIKATAKAFEPDLFIVDKAPLGLKREVIPALKWLRNTSEVSCRTVLGLRDIMDDARSTIEDWRNKRVYDALEKYYSEIWVYGHREMYDPIKEYEIPESISQKMIFTGYLPRKPLINGHDIYKGNGMNGCGTGSNNDAGLFGAKEKRVLVTTGGGGDGYKLMDVYLRMLETWPAEHRSIVVTGPFMPTPERKDIAARARKLGVRYYHFCRQMEQLMAAADLVVSMGGYNTICEILSQRKVSLIVPRETPRLEQLIRAQVLKAKGLADYLAWQELTPDRLRSKIEELLTNPQPYVDAVQGFRFTGLEVMRQRLAAFQAGVV, from the coding sequence ATGAGCAATACTTTCAAGATCCTGATGTATTCCCATGATACCTATGGGTTGGGGCACATCCGGAGGACGCTGGCCATTGCTTCCCAGCTCCGACGCCCAAATGTGAACATCCTCATTCTTACCGGCTCGCCCATCGTGGGCCGTTTCGATTTTCCCGAACAAGTCGACTTTGTGCGCATCCCGGGCATGATCAAGAAGAGCAACGACCTCTACCTGCCGCATTCCATCCGCATCGAAGCCCAGGAAGCCATGAATATCCGCCAAAGCATCATCAAGGCTACGGCCAAGGCTTTCGAGCCTGACCTATTCATCGTGGACAAGGCCCCCCTGGGGCTCAAGCGTGAAGTCATTCCAGCGCTCAAGTGGCTGCGGAACACAAGTGAGGTTTCCTGCCGAACGGTCCTGGGCTTGCGGGACATCATGGATGACGCACGCAGCACCATCGAAGACTGGCGCAATAAGCGCGTCTATGACGCGTTGGAAAAGTACTATTCCGAGATATGGGTCTATGGGCATCGTGAAATGTACGATCCTATCAAGGAATACGAAATACCAGAGAGTATAAGTCAAAAAATGATCTTTACTGGCTATCTTCCGCGCAAGCCGCTTATCAATGGTCATGATATCTACAAAGGAAACGGCATGAACGGTTGTGGCACCGGCAGCAATAACGATGCAGGCCTTTTCGGCGCCAAGGAAAAACGGGTGCTCGTGACCACGGGCGGGGGGGGCGATGGATACAAGCTTATGGATGTCTATCTGCGCATGTTGGAGACATGGCCGGCGGAGCATCGTAGCATTGTCGTCACGGGACCGTTCATGCCCACTCCCGAGCGCAAGGACATAGCCGCGCGCGCCAGGAAACTTGGCGTACGTTACTATCACTTCTGCCGCCAGATGGAGCAGCTCATGGCCGCGGCCGATCTGGTGGTGAGCATGGGCGGCTACAACACGATTTGCGAAATCCTCAGCCAGCGCAAGGTCTCGCTCATCGTGCCCCGCGAGACTCCGCGTTTGGAGCAGCTCATTCGAGCCCAGGTGCTCAAGGCCAAGGGGTTGGCCGACTACTTGGCTTGGCAGGAACTGACACCTGACCGACTGCGGAGCAAGATCGAGGAGCTGCTGACCAACCCACAGCCCTATGTCGACGCCGTGCAGGGTTTTCGCTTCACTGGTTTGGAAGTCATGCGCCAGCGGTTGGCAGCGTTCCAGGCAGGGGTGGTCTGA
- a CDS encoding glycosyltransferase family 4 protein has protein sequence MRIAFYAPFKPLGHPNPSGDLTIGTGLHDFLSLNNEVVQVSRLRSRWIYWKPWQWPQVCLERIQAQRAAKGCDLWLTYHTYYKAPDLLGPACARRLGVPYAVFQGIYSTKTRRSLKTCPGFLLNRAALRAASVVFSNKRDDLTNLARIIPKDRLRYIPPGIFPEQFAFDLDARERLRKEWDTGDRSVILSAAMFRDDVKTQGLTFLLKACGKLAAQGKDFLLTLAGDGVMRPHLEALAREQLPGRVIFLGQVPREKLFENYSAADVFAFPGIRESLGMVFLEAQSCGLPVVAFDGWGIPEVVANGETGLLCRPFDEDAFRATLAKLLDDAKLRRSMGLTAADRVRLHHDLNRNYQQVESELREVARRTQGNN, from the coding sequence ATGCGCATCGCCTTTTATGCTCCATTCAAGCCCCTGGGACATCCCAATCCATCCGGCGACCTGACCATCGGCACAGGGCTGCACGATTTCCTGAGCCTGAACAACGAGGTTGTTCAGGTCAGCCGTCTGCGCAGCCGCTGGATCTATTGGAAGCCGTGGCAATGGCCGCAGGTATGCCTGGAGCGCATACAGGCGCAGCGCGCCGCTAAAGGGTGCGACCTGTGGCTGACTTATCATACCTACTACAAGGCTCCGGACCTGCTCGGCCCGGCCTGCGCGCGCAGGCTCGGTGTGCCGTATGCCGTGTTCCAGGGCATCTACTCCACCAAGACGCGCCGCAGTCTCAAAACATGCCCAGGCTTTCTGCTCAACCGAGCAGCGCTGCGAGCCGCGTCTGTGGTGTTCAGCAACAAGCGAGACGATCTTACCAACCTTGCGCGCATCATCCCCAAGGACCGCCTGCGATATATACCGCCCGGCATCTTTCCGGAGCAATTCGCATTCGATCTGGATGCCCGCGAACGGCTGCGCAAGGAATGGGATACGGGCGACAGATCCGTTATCCTATCCGCGGCAATGTTCCGTGACGACGTGAAAACCCAAGGACTGACCTTTCTGCTCAAAGCCTGCGGCAAGCTTGCTGCCCAAGGCAAGGACTTCCTGCTGACCCTGGCTGGCGATGGCGTCATGCGTCCCCACCTGGAAGCATTGGCCCGTGAGCAGCTGCCCGGCCGGGTCATCTTTCTCGGCCAGGTGCCTAGGGAAAAGCTCTTTGAGAATTACAGCGCCGCCGACGTGTTCGCCTTTCCCGGCATACGCGAGTCCCTGGGCATGGTCTTTCTGGAGGCGCAGTCATGCGGCCTGCCCGTGGTGGCGTTTGACGGCTGGGGCATTCCGGAGGTGGTGGCCAATGGCGAGACTGGCCTGCTCTGCCGGCCATTCGATGAGGACGCCTTTCGTGCGACCCTGGCCAAACTGCTGGATGATGCAAAGCTGCGCCGGAGCATGGGGCTAACTGCCGCTGATCGTGTGCGATTACACCATGATTTGAACCGCAACTACCAGCAGGTTGAGTCAGAGCTGCGGGAAGTGGCGCGTAGAACCCAGGGGAACAACTGA
- a CDS encoding glycosyltransferase family 4 protein, with translation MERNVIGMILKGYPRISETFISNEILQLESLGFRIHIISMREPREDFTHGNVRRIRAQVSYLPTELTTGLPRLLPPFLSLWRERPRETRAALALAWSRYRRTRRLATLKHLLQGAYIVRKILPGSGITHLHAHFAHSPTSVAMFASLFSRLPFSFTAHAKDVWTQEAEQLGEKIDLARFVVTCTRANREYLTRLGSGRTPVHAVYHGIDLRFFAPNGRLPTARPPFRILTVARLTGKKGLDTVLRAIKLLRQRGLAFRYELVGDGEQRAQLKALVGELGLEDVVSMPGVQAHEVIREQFRQADVFVLGSRIQENGDRDGIPNVLAESMAMGVPVVATSVSALPEIVEDGVTGLLVPPDDEQAMVAALERALTDQDLRRRMIPAAQDRVRQCFDNLRLIQNLASILRHEIPGT, from the coding sequence ATGGAGCGCAACGTTATCGGCATGATCCTGAAGGGCTATCCGCGCATTTCCGAGACCTTCATCTCCAACGAAATACTGCAGTTGGAGTCCCTGGGCTTCCGTATCCATATAATCTCCATGCGCGAACCGCGCGAGGACTTCACTCACGGCAATGTGCGGCGCATCCGGGCACAAGTGAGCTATCTGCCTACCGAACTGACCACCGGACTACCTCGCCTGCTGCCGCCTTTCCTGAGTCTGTGGCGCGAACGGCCGCGCGAAACTCGCGCCGCCCTGGCTCTTGCCTGGAGCAGATATCGGCGCACGCGCCGGCTGGCCACGCTCAAGCATTTGCTTCAAGGTGCCTACATCGTCCGCAAGATTCTGCCCGGCTCGGGTATCACCCACCTGCACGCCCACTTTGCCCATTCGCCGACCTCCGTGGCCATGTTCGCCTCGCTGTTCAGCAGGCTGCCTTTCAGCTTCACGGCCCATGCAAAAGACGTCTGGACCCAGGAGGCTGAACAGCTTGGCGAGAAGATCGACCTGGCCAGGTTCGTGGTCACTTGCACCCGTGCCAATCGCGAATACCTGACGAGGCTGGGAAGTGGACGCACGCCCGTTCATGCAGTCTATCACGGCATCGACCTGCGCTTCTTCGCGCCCAATGGCCGGCTTCCGACTGCGCGGCCTCCCTTCCGCATCCTGACCGTGGCCCGGCTTACAGGCAAGAAAGGCCTGGACACCGTGCTCCGGGCCATCAAGCTGCTTCGGCAACGCGGGCTTGCCTTTCGCTACGAGCTCGTGGGCGATGGCGAGCAGCGGGCGCAGCTGAAGGCCTTGGTAGGCGAACTTGGCCTGGAGGATGTCGTGAGCATGCCGGGCGTGCAAGCCCATGAGGTGATCCGTGAACAATTCAGGCAGGCCGACGTTTTTGTCCTGGGCAGCAGGATCCAGGAGAACGGCGACCGCGACGGAATCCCCAACGTACTGGCCGAGAGCATGGCCATGGGCGTGCCCGTGGTGGCAACATCGGTTTCAGCCCTGCCCGAGATCGTGGAGGATGGCGTCACAGGCCTGCTCGTGCCGCCTGACGACGAGCAGGCCATGGTCGCGGCCTTGGAGCGCGCGCTCACAGACCAGGATCTGCGCCGGCGCATGATTCCGGCCGCCCAGGACAGGGTAAGGCAATGCTTCGACAACCTGCGGCTCATCCAGAACCTGGCTTCAATCCTGCGCCATGAAATTCCGGGGACCTGA